The following are encoded together in the Malaya genurostris strain Urasoe2022 chromosome 3, Malgen_1.1, whole genome shotgun sequence genome:
- the LOC131438925 gene encoding zinc finger protein 43-like, with protein sequence MTICRACGQNLIDDNGSVCFKNYAEIYFHLTSITLYDYEDQSQSKLCIQCIEKLKDFNEFRNICLHVHSSLQNVKVEEPESQENIDLEIECKSESYHLSLSADECFNNESDSNEENEIHKPEHDIHKKNVRHSEKRKSKKKCFKKNNQDNQELKEQRHLYTCEQCPKRFHVQSKYEAHKRTHVGLKPYECETCHRSFTGWHYLRFHRIQKHSGNKVLLTCDHPGCEQQLSTRYALKRHKTRTHDPNFVPETTVFVCDTCGKTFNSNGNLKKHKYTHTPAEMPFVCGICSKQFPTSNKLKEHKLRHDGVKNHTCPQCGLRKTTMHELRQHIKHMHAAPRSVACDICPRRFNNVGSLNVHVRIVHLGEKRHKCPVCEWAFGRSDHLKRHMKSHTG encoded by the exons ATGACAATTTGTAGAGCTTGCGGTCAAAATTTAATCGATGACAATGGGAGTGTATGTTTCAAAAACTATGCCGAGATATATTTCCATCTGACGTCTATTACG CTCTATGATTACGAGGATCAAAGTCAATCAAAACTGTGTATACAGTGTATCGAAAAATTGAAAGATTTTAACGAGTTTCGCAATATCTGCCTCCATGTACATAGTTCGTTACAAAACGTG AAAGTTGAAGAACCTGAATCTCAGGAGAACATTGATTTGGAAATCGAATGCAAGTCTGAAAGTTATCATTTATCATTATCAGCAGATGAATGTTTTAACAATGAAAGTGATAGCAATGAAGAAAACGAAATTCATAAACCTGAACATGATatccacaaaaaaaatgttcgtcaTTCAGAGAAACGTAAATCAAAAAAGAAGTGTTTCAAGAAAAACAATCAGGATAATCAAGAACTAAAGGAGCAGCGTCATCTCTATACCTGTGAGCAGTGTCCCAAACGATTTCACGTACAATCTAAATATGAAGCTCATAAACGTACACATGTTGGGCTAAAACCATACGAATGTGAAACATGCCATCGTTCGTTTACCGGCTGGCACTATCTTCGTTTTCATCGTATTCAGAAGCATAGTGGCAACAAGGTACTCCTCACATGCGATCATCCAGGTTGTGAGCAACAATTATCTACCCGTTATGCTCTCAAACGACATAAAACGCGTACACATGATCCAAACTTCGTCCCTGAAACAACTGTATTTGTTTGCGATACATGCGGGAAAACATTTAATTCAAACGGAAACTTAAAAAAGCACAAGTATACCCATACCCCGGCCGAAATGCCTTTCGTATGTGGGATTTGTTCCAAACAGTTTCCAACGTCAAACAAGTTAAAGGAACATAAATTGCGACACGATGGTGTGAAGAATCATACTTGTCCACAGTGTGGACTGCGAAAAACAACCATGCACGAACTACGGCAGCACATTAAGCATATGCATGCAGCACCACGTTCAGTCGCATGCGACATTTGCCCTCGTCGATTCAACAATGTGG GGAGCCTTAATGTCCATGTTAGAATCGTTCATTTGGGAGAAAAACGGCACAAGTGCCCAGTATGTGAATGGGCTTTTGGAAGGAGCGATCACCTGAAGCGACATATGAAAAGCCACACGGGTTGA
- the LOC131438923 gene encoding zinc finger protein 439-like: MLNCRTCGKDLLENDLYENMENYIDTYFHLTALQLNDYENPSLSKICICCVKKLNEFDRFRKVCLEVHWLLHKIKNEPKEDESAQEIVTLKFECTLEENALQQEDLSCENMGRNSNSNDNSDDADNDEDNNDSDSEIKSEAESEPKKKRAKWGSLKKKEPKERRTVYPCDRCNRKFFVLFRFKAHKRTHDGLVPYECEICGRGFPCAKNLKRHHMQKHSADRLSVPCDHPGCEQVFATRQGLNRHKNRVHNPNYVMPPRSAFICDTCGKEYTTNGALKIHQYSHAPAEMPFVCKICSKKFSTSAKLKEHTLRHQGVKNHTCPHCGLQKVSKNELTTHIKNMHSGPRCYSCEICDRVFSNTSGLSLHVRIVHQGVKPYVCTVCEFAFGRSDHLKRHMKGHMRVALTKQ; the protein is encoded by the exons ATGTTGAATTGTCGCACGTGTGGTAAGGATTTGTTGGAGAATGATCTTTACGAGAATATGGAAAATTACATAGACACATACTTCCACCTAACCGCACTACAg CTCAATGACTATGAAAACCCAAGTCtttcgaaaatatgcatatgttgcgtaaaaaaattgaacgaatttgatAGATTCCGAAAAGTATGTTTAGAGGTTCATTGGCTGCTGCACAAAATA aaaaatgaaCCTAAAGAAGACGAATCAGCGCAAGAAATTGTCACTTTGAAATTTGAATGCACATTGGAAGAGAACGCTCTGCAACAAGAAGATTTATCATGCGAAAACATGGGCAGAAATTCTAATTCCAATGATAACTCTGATGATGCTGATAATGATGAAGATAATAATGATAGTGACAGTGAAATTAAAAGCGAAGCTGAGTCGGAGCCTAAGAAAAAACGTGCCAAGTGGGGCAGTCTAAAGAAAAAAGAACCCAAAGAACGAAGGACCGTTTATCCTTGTGATAGATGTAATAGAAAGTTTTTCGTATTGTTTAGATTTAAAGCCCACAAACGAACACACGATGGGCTTGTGCCATACGAGTGTGAAATATGTGGGAGAGGATTTCCTTGTGCAAAGAACTTGAAAAGGCATCACATGCAAAAGCATAGCGCCGATCGATTATCGGTACCATGTGACCATCCGGGTTGTGAGCAGGTATTTGCCACACGACAAGGATTAAACAGACATAAAAATCGTGTGCATAATCCCAACTACGTTATGCCTCCGCGGTCAGCGTTCATTTGCGATACTTGTGGAAAAGAGTACACTACTAACGGAGCACTTAAGATTCACCAATATAGTCATGCGCCCGCCGAAATGCCTTTTGTTTGCAAAATCTGTTCTAAAAAATTCTCTACTTCGGCGAAGCTGAAAGAGCACACATTGCGTCACCAGGGGGTAAAAAACCACACTTGTCCTCATTGTGGTCTTCAGAAAGTATCCAAAAACGAACtaacaactcatataaaaaatatgcattCTGGACCACGTTGTTACTCATGTGAAATTTGTGACCGTGTATTCAGTAACACAA GTGGTTTGAGTCTCCATGTAAGAATCGTACACCAAGGAGTCAAACCTTACGTATGCACAGTTTGTGAATTTGCGTTTGGTAGAAGTGATCATCTAAAGCGACATATGAAAGGCCACATGCGGGTGGCTCTAACAAAACAGTGa